A window from Funiculus sociatus GB2-C1 encodes these proteins:
- a CDS encoding PAS domain-containing sensor histidine kinase: MTSQDLKVQNTEQQLIQTPLRDEELFRIVADTAPVMIWLSGTDKLCYYFNQVWLDFTGRTIEQEMGNGWAEGVHPEDLQHCLDIYITAFDAREKFQMEYRLLRADGEYRWIWDTGTPRFLPDGSFGGYIGSCVDISDRKQTEAERLLLLNAVEASLNEIYIVNAKTLRFQYVNAGARRNLGYSLEKMRTLTPLDIDPELDEAFFCNLIAPLLQHEQEKLQFQTVHQRADGSLYPVEVHLQLIVQNGESVFLAVILDITERQIAEAALKQSNETLEIRVEERTNILKNAINRLKAEVAERKQTEIALRESEERYRRIIETSLEGVWIIDSNNKTSFVNPRMAEMLGYSAQEMQDKPLFDFMDDEGKAIASANVERRRQGIKENHDFKFTRKDGSPMWAIVSTKPILDSQGEYLGTLGMITDITERKATEDALRSSEQRYQILAKLSPVVIFRTDARGNSVYANQQWREITGLTKEGTLGDGWIKALHPDDRDRVYSQWHQAVTDNLPFQSEFRLIRADGLVTWVLAQAAAEIGSEGLKSYIGTMTNINQSKAAEEALRQSEVRLREKANRENLLNRITTQIRNTLNLDTVLETTVQEIRSLLQIERCGFAWYYHDREEPGWEVIKEDRLPDLPDSRGYYPAAVVGLIAEKLLDLEILRMDDVYKESDRVWQELMRSLNYASILVLPIQTLSGTIGVIICSNSTPRAWSDAEVELLCAVTDNLAIAINQAELYAATRTAARQFQEQATKLEQTLYELQQTQAQLVQTEKMSSLGQLVAGIAHEINNPVNFIYGNLIHTDNYIQDLLNLLHLYNKNYPNPTAEIRDEIEAIDVDFLIEDLPKMLSSMKVGAERIRQIILSLRNFSRLDEAEMKAVDIHEGIDSTLLILQNRLKAKTDYPGIQLIKEYGNLPQVECYAGQLNQVFMNLIANAIDALELETCDLALGAGKDSSQSPIPTIRISTKVQNNNQVVIRIADNGTGMTQAMKQQLFNPFFTTKPVGKGTGLGLSISYQIIVEKHGGELNCISAPGKGTEFAIKIPIRQI; this comes from the coding sequence ATGACTAGCCAGGATTTAAAAGTACAGAACACTGAGCAACAGCTAATACAAACGCCTTTACGGGACGAAGAACTATTTCGGATAGTAGCAGATACCGCCCCCGTAATGATTTGGTTATCTGGCACTGACAAACTCTGTTATTACTTTAATCAAGTCTGGCTAGATTTTACCGGGCGAACAATAGAACAAGAAATGGGTAATGGCTGGGCGGAAGGCGTTCATCCAGAGGATTTGCAGCATTGTTTAGATATTTATATTACAGCCTTTGATGCCCGTGAAAAATTCCAGATGGAATACCGCCTTTTGCGTGCTGATGGCGAGTACCGCTGGATTTGGGATACAGGAACGCCTCGGTTTCTACCGGATGGCAGCTTTGGAGGTTACATTGGTTCCTGTGTTGATATTAGCGATCGCAAGCAAACTGAAGCTGAACGTTTGCTACTGTTAAATGCAGTTGAAGCAAGCTTAAACGAAATTTATATTGTTAATGCCAAAACTCTTCGCTTTCAGTATGTTAACGCGGGTGCTAGGCGCAACCTGGGCTATTCTCTGGAAAAGATGCGAACTCTTACACCCCTTGACATCGATCCAGAACTAGATGAAGCTTTTTTTTGTAACTTGATTGCGCCTTTGCTGCAACACGAGCAAGAAAAACTACAGTTTCAAACAGTCCACCAGCGTGCTGATGGCAGTCTCTATCCAGTAGAAGTACACCTACAACTGATTGTGCAAAATGGAGAATCAGTATTTTTAGCTGTTATTCTCGACATTACAGAGCGCCAGATAGCAGAAGCAGCTTTGAAACAGTCGAATGAAACCTTAGAAATTAGAGTAGAAGAACGTACAAATATCTTAAAAAATGCGATTAATCGTTTAAAAGCCGAGGTCGCTGAACGCAAACAGACAGAGATTGCATTGCGAGAATCTGAGGAGCGTTATCGTCGCATTATTGAAACGAGCTTAGAAGGCGTTTGGATTATTGACAGTAATAACAAGACCAGCTTTGTCAATCCCAGAATGGCAGAAATGTTGGGCTACAGCGCCCAAGAAATGCAGGATAAGCCGCTGTTTGATTTTATGGATGATGAGGGAAAGGCGATCGCATCCGCAAATGTGGAACGTCGTCGCCAAGGCATTAAGGAAAACCATGATTTCAAATTCACTCGCAAAGATGGCTCTCCTATGTGGGCAATTGTTTCCACAAAACCCATCTTAGACTCACAAGGTGAGTATTTGGGTACTTTGGGGATGATTACAGACATCACAGAACGCAAAGCCACTGAAGATGCACTGCGCTCAAGCGAACAACGATATCAAATATTAGCTAAATTGTCCCCAGTAGTGATATTTCGCACAGATGCGCGAGGAAACTCTGTGTATGCTAACCAGCAATGGCGTGAGATTACTGGACTAACAAAAGAAGGAACACTGGGAGACGGTTGGATAAAAGCCCTACATCCTGACGATCGCGATCGCGTATATTCCCAATGGCATCAAGCAGTAACGGATAATTTACCTTTTCAATCCGAGTTTCGGCTGATTCGAGCCGATGGCTTGGTAACTTGGGTTTTAGCTCAAGCAGCAGCTGAAATCGGGTCAGAGGGATTGAAAAGCTATATCGGCACTATGACTAATATTAACCAAAGCAAAGCTGCTGAGGAAGCACTACGACAATCGGAAGTACGGCTGAGAGAAAAAGCCAACCGGGAAAATTTGCTAAACCGTATCACTACCCAAATTCGCAACACTCTCAACCTGGACACAGTTCTGGAAACAACAGTGCAAGAAATCCGCAGCTTATTGCAGATTGAGCGCTGTGGCTTCGCCTGGTATTACCATGACAGAGAAGAACCTGGTTGGGAGGTGATTAAGGAAGATCGACTTCCGGATCTTCCCGATTCTAGAGGTTACTACCCGGCGGCGGTGGTGGGGCTAATCGCGGAAAAACTGTTGGATCTGGAAATACTGCGGATGGATGATGTCTACAAAGAAAGCGATCGCGTCTGGCAGGAACTTATGCGCTCTCTTAATTATGCCTCGATATTAGTGCTGCCAATTCAAACTCTCTCAGGCACTATCGGCGTTATTATTTGTAGTAATTCTACACCGAGAGCTTGGAGCGATGCCGAAGTAGAACTGCTTTGTGCCGTTACAGATAACCTTGCGATCGCTATTAACCAAGCCGAACTCTACGCCGCTACCCGTACCGCCGCCCGACAATTCCAAGAACAAGCAACCAAACTAGAACAAACCCTATACGAACTCCAGCAAACCCAAGCCCAACTCGTGCAAACCGAAAAAATGTCCAGCTTAGGACAGCTAGTTGCTGGGATCGCCCACGAAATTAACAACCCTGTCAACTTCATCTACGGTAATCTGATTCACACTGATAATTACATCCAAGACCTGCTTAACCTACTACATCTCTATAACAAAAACTATCCTAATCCCACTGCGGAAATTCGAGACGAGATAGAAGCAATCGATGTAGATTTCCTCATCGAAGACCTACCCAAAATGCTGTCTTCAATGAAAGTCGGTGCTGAACGCATTCGTCAAATTATCTTATCTCTGCGTAATTTCTCACGACTCGATGAAGCAGAAATGAAGGCAGTTGATATTCACGAAGGTATTGATAGCACCCTACTAATTCTGCAAAATCGTCTGAAAGCTAAGACCGATTACCCCGGCATTCAACTAATCAAAGAATACGGCAACCTGCCGCAGGTAGAGTGCTACGCTGGACAGTTGAACCAAGTATTTATGAATCTGATTGCCAATGCCATTGATGCTTTGGAACTGGAGACTTGTGACTTGGCATTAGGTGCTGGAAAAGATTCTTCCCAGTCCCCAATCCCCACAATTCGGATTTCTACCAAAGTGCAAAACAACAATCAAGTTGTGATTCGGATTGCAGACAACGGGACTGGGATGACACAAGCAATGAAACAACAACTGTTTAATCCCTTCTTTACTACCAAACCAGTAGGCAAAGGCACTGGACTTGGTTTGTCAATTAGTTATCAAATTATTGTCGAAAAACACGGAGGCGAATTGAACTGTATAAGTGCGCCTGGAAAGGGTACAGAATTTGCAATTAAAATTCCCATTCGGCAGATTTAA
- the trpD gene encoding anthranilate phosphoribosyltransferase produces MTYSSSSVATDAAGGTTQTDSAIWSSLLQQLLDGRSLSRDQAAELMQGWLKEKIPPVLSGAILAALQAKSVSAEELSGMAQVLQSQSFALPSPPSPASNHLIDTCGTGGDGASTFNISTAVAFVAAAAGVPVAKHGNRSASSRVGSADVLEALGVNLNATPQKVQAALQEVGITFLFAPGWHPALKVVAPLRRTLKVRTVFNLLGPLVNPLRPTGQVIGVFDPKLVSTIAHALGQLGIQQGIVLHGREKLDEAGLADVTDLAVLSGGEVELLTLNPQELGLTMAPTALIRGGDVLENVAILQDVLQGKGTPAQQDVVALNAALALQVGGVVAMGNHAEGVSLAKEIINSGAAWSKLERLIQFLKD; encoded by the coding sequence ATGACTTACTCCTCTTCATCTGTGGCAACCGATGCCGCTGGCGGTACGACTCAAACGGATTCAGCCATCTGGTCTAGCTTATTGCAACAGTTGTTAGACGGGCGATCGCTTTCGCGCGATCAAGCCGCAGAATTGATGCAGGGATGGTTAAAGGAAAAAATTCCACCAGTGCTATCAGGAGCGATTTTAGCTGCTCTCCAAGCAAAGAGTGTCTCTGCTGAAGAGTTGAGTGGCATGGCTCAAGTTTTGCAATCCCAATCCTTCGCCCTTCCCAGCCCTCCATCCCCAGCTTCCAATCACCTAATTGACACTTGTGGCACTGGGGGAGATGGGGCATCAACCTTTAATATCTCTACAGCAGTTGCTTTTGTTGCCGCTGCTGCGGGCGTTCCGGTGGCAAAACATGGCAATCGTTCTGCCTCTAGCCGAGTTGGTTCCGCTGATGTGCTGGAAGCGCTGGGAGTGAACCTGAACGCCACCCCACAGAAGGTACAGGCGGCCCTTCAGGAAGTGGGCATCACATTTCTATTTGCACCCGGTTGGCACCCTGCCTTGAAGGTAGTAGCACCGCTACGGCGAACGCTAAAAGTGAGGACGGTGTTTAATTTACTTGGGCCGTTAGTAAATCCGTTACGCCCCACAGGTCAAGTGATTGGGGTGTTCGATCCAAAATTGGTAAGTACCATTGCCCATGCTTTGGGGCAATTAGGCATTCAGCAGGGTATTGTCTTACACGGGCGCGAGAAACTGGATGAAGCTGGTCTTGCTGATGTCACAGACTTGGCGGTGTTGTCTGGGGGTGAAGTGGAGTTGTTGACGCTGAATCCCCAAGAACTAGGCTTGACAATGGCACCTACGGCGTTAATCCGGGGTGGAGATGTTTTAGAAAATGTGGCGATTTTGCAAGATGTACTCCAAGGGAAAGGAACGCCAGCGCAACAGGATGTAGTGGCTTTGAATGCCGCATTAGCACTCCAAGTTGGCGGTGTGGTAGCGATGGGCAATCATGCAGAGGGCGTTTCTCTGGCAAAGGAAATTATAAACAGTGGTGCTGCTTGGTCGAAATTGGAACGATTAATTCAGTTTCTTAAGGATTAG
- the cysE gene encoding serine O-acetyltransferase, whose amino-acid sequence MLSTLIADFRIIFERDPAARNWLEVLFCYPGLQALVFHRFAHWLYVLGIPFIPRLISQLARFLTGIEIHPGAVIGRSVFIDHGMGVVIGETAIVGDYALIYQGATLGGTGKEGGKRHPTLGENVVVGAGAKVLGNIQIGNSVRIGAGSVVLRDVPSDCTVVGVPGRIVYRSGVRVNPLEHGSLPDSEAAVIRALVDRLESLEQQLQELQNQQPAHASTPAQLVAANNLSNAPASVAPSCRLKDGVIQQFLDGAGI is encoded by the coding sequence GTGCTATCTACGCTTATAGCTGACTTTCGCATCATCTTCGAGCGTGACCCCGCCGCCCGCAACTGGCTGGAGGTTCTGTTTTGCTATCCAGGTTTGCAGGCGCTGGTATTCCATCGCTTTGCTCATTGGCTATACGTCCTGGGAATTCCCTTCATCCCTCGATTGATTTCCCAACTAGCTCGCTTTCTTACTGGCATTGAAATTCACCCCGGTGCTGTAATTGGACGGAGTGTTTTTATTGACCACGGGATGGGTGTGGTGATTGGTGAAACCGCAATTGTGGGAGATTATGCTCTCATTTATCAGGGTGCTACTCTGGGCGGTACTGGCAAGGAGGGCGGCAAGCGTCACCCCACGCTAGGAGAAAATGTCGTGGTGGGTGCTGGTGCTAAAGTTCTGGGTAATATCCAAATCGGCAACAGTGTCCGCATCGGAGCTGGGTCGGTTGTTTTGCGCGATGTCCCTTCCGATTGTACGGTGGTCGGCGTTCCGGGTAGGATTGTCTATCGCTCAGGTGTCCGGGTGAATCCGCTGGAACATGGAAGTTTGCCCGATTCTGAAGCAGCGGTGATTCGCGCTTTGGTAGACCGCCTAGAGTCGCTGGAACAACAGTTGCAAGAGCTACAAAATCAACAACCTGCTCATGCGTCAACTCCTGCTCAATTGGTGGCGGCAAATAATTTATCGAATGCTCCAGCATCTGTGGCTCCCAGTTGTCGCCTTAAGGATGGGGTGATTCAGCAATTCTTGGATGGTGCTGGTATCTAA
- a CDS encoding ATP-binding protein: MSFIVKLPNRYQNFSLTQFNRLTSRLGIRQKIVYGYSLAISIAILGGTTGIIFQQYNYARAAEQVEKVRVRINSLNNLQTAILQARSQQRELLLISNDIEDLEQEYPILIQELLELKELIEETQIFLNNSTLYFKDLGEDKEDLAQHYAHLTSLINKYENILQIYYPELKTVLEGTEPSTVKTKKLPSAQQALTKFINGETTVRLNYLTDELSKLINLYQEREAKAGDRLYDEAGDLGSLIIIISLLVSAAIAVILAVYTSKAIAQPIEAITKVAQQVTEESNFNLQAPVTTEDEVGKLTISLNQMIRRVATYTQELKQKQQQLDNFFNISFDMLCIAGFDGYFKFVNPAFEKTLGYTPEELLNSQFIDFVHPEDKAATIAEAEKLSTGIITSYHFENRYRCKDGSYKWLAWTSVQSPQEKLIYASARDITPTKVAEEALREQATKLSQTLQELQQTQSQLIQTEKMSSLGQMVAGIAHEINNPINFIYGNLEHTSEYLQDLLRLVHIYQQHPYSSPEIEEVSEEIDLEFITEDVPKMLSSMKVGAKRIQQMVLSLRNFSRLDEAEVKDVNLHEGIDSTLLILSNKLKKEVKVIKQYGNLPLIECYPAQINQVFMNIISNAVDALLTDQEKSNKQIIIKTINTSDDQIQVRIRDNGSGIPSHIKNKIFDPFFTTKPVGQGTGLGLSICYQIIEKHGGKISVNSQIGEGTEFAIALPLKQTSSQPASA; encoded by the coding sequence ATGTCTTTTATAGTTAAGTTGCCAAATCGCTATCAAAATTTTTCACTAACTCAGTTTAACCGCCTAACCAGTCGCTTAGGTATTAGGCAGAAAATCGTTTATGGGTATAGTCTAGCGATTAGCATTGCCATTCTGGGCGGAACTACTGGCATTATTTTCCAACAATACAATTATGCGCGGGCGGCGGAACAAGTTGAGAAAGTGCGTGTCCGGATAAATTCTCTAAATAATTTACAAACAGCTATTTTACAGGCTCGCTCTCAACAACGAGAATTACTTCTTATATCAAATGATATCGAAGACTTAGAGCAAGAATACCCGATTTTAATTCAAGAACTTCTTGAACTTAAAGAATTAATAGAAGAAACTCAAATTTTTCTAAATAATTCTACTCTATACTTTAAAGACTTGGGCGAAGACAAGGAAGACCTGGCTCAACATTATGCCCATCTAACATCTTTAATCAATAAATATGAAAATATACTCCAAATTTATTATCCAGAACTAAAGACAGTGCTGGAGGGGACTGAACCGTCTACTGTAAAGACAAAGAAGCTTCCATCAGCACAGCAAGCACTCACCAAGTTTATTAATGGTGAAACTACTGTTCGCTTGAATTATCTCACAGACGAGCTGTCAAAACTAATTAATCTCTATCAAGAACGAGAAGCAAAAGCAGGAGATAGACTTTACGATGAAGCCGGGGATCTGGGTAGCCTTATTATTATTATTAGTTTGCTGGTATCAGCAGCGATCGCAGTTATTTTAGCAGTGTATACCAGTAAAGCGATCGCGCAACCGATTGAAGCCATCACCAAAGTTGCTCAACAGGTGACAGAGGAATCAAATTTTAACCTCCAAGCACCCGTGACGACTGAAGATGAAGTTGGGAAGTTGACGATTTCTCTAAACCAAATGATCCGGCGAGTTGCAACTTATACCCAAGAACTAAAGCAAAAACAACAGCAGCTTGATAACTTCTTCAATATTTCGTTTGATATGCTTTGTATAGCTGGTTTCGACGGTTATTTTAAGTTCGTTAACCCAGCTTTTGAAAAAACTCTTGGCTACACACCCGAAGAACTCCTTAACAGCCAATTCATCGATTTTGTTCATCCTGAAGATAAAGCAGCAACTATTGCCGAAGCGGAAAAACTTTCCACAGGTATAATAACGTCTTACCACTTCGAGAATCGCTATCGCTGCAAAGATGGTTCCTACAAATGGCTGGCGTGGACATCTGTGCAGTCTCCCCAAGAAAAGTTAATTTATGCGAGTGCGCGTGACATTACTCCTACTAAAGTTGCGGAGGAAGCATTGCGTGAACAAGCAACTAAACTTTCTCAAACTCTGCAAGAACTGCAACAAACCCAATCTCAGCTAATTCAAACTGAAAAAATGTCCAGCCTCGGTCAGATGGTAGCTGGCATTGCTCATGAAATCAATAACCCAATTAATTTTATTTACGGCAATCTTGAACATACCAGCGAATATCTTCAAGACTTGCTTAGATTGGTGCATATTTATCAGCAGCACCCATATTCATCTCCTGAAATTGAGGAGGTTAGCGAGGAAATTGACCTAGAATTTATTACTGAAGATGTACCTAAAATGTTGTCTTCTATGAAGGTAGGAGCTAAGCGGATTCAGCAGATGGTTTTATCTTTGCGAAACTTCTCGCGTCTAGATGAAGCCGAGGTTAAAGACGTTAACTTACACGAAGGTATTGATAGCACGTTGTTAATTTTGAGCAACAAATTAAAAAAAGAAGTTAAGGTTATTAAGCAATATGGTAATTTACCTCTAATTGAGTGCTATCCAGCGCAAATTAATCAGGTATTTATGAATATTATTAGTAATGCCGTTGATGCGCTATTAACCGATCAAGAAAAATCAAATAAGCAAATAATAATTAAAACAATAAATACTTCTGACGACCAAATTCAAGTGCGAATTCGGGATAATGGTTCAGGAATCCCATCGCATATTAAGAATAAAATATTTGACCCATTTTTTACTACTAAGCCAGTAGGTCAAGGTACAGGTTTAGGACTTTCGATTTGCTACCAAATTATTGAAAAGCATGGAGGAAAAATTTCTGTAAATTCCCAGATAGGTGAGGGAACGGAGTTTGCGATCGCTCTCCCACTGAAACAGACATCTTCCCAACCCGCCTCGGCTTAA
- a CDS encoding PhoX family protein: MSKLSRRQLLVFFGASAGAAVLAPAVENRIFGLDSGIAEAIQPLKFTPLRLPHPLPIYTEQNSYYATAIGQGTVINKSADPRLGTYNILDDVVVPPEYERYVIVRWGDRVFPNQEEYFGYNNDYTGFIPLNGRNPNDGYLWVNHEYVSYPFSLAAPGSSEDLAQFPESYPLVIGQNLPSDKTNIELLGEFLYNMGGSIVRIARADRGGRFSVVRDPKNRRIHHLSGLGINSQRSDAYKNVTSWGSKSYQQGDQNYLIGTGPAATQVFPLSSDGLGNKIIGTGYNCSGGTSPWGTILSAEENFQASTAFFVGVTEPVNANGTQTGYIAGTTGATFGFVGEKYGYMVEIDPADPNFRPRKHTALGRFRHENIAMRVEAGKQLIGYMGDDRRGGHTWKFVSSGRVSSPTDKNNSRLFEDGTLYVARYNPNGTGEWIPLRLNTATNPIPPSVLASREIAALGKATRNGRTPIRRFGPTEDPAQGSVFQGVDITNEATILPAYRGKKLSDFYTSQGAVLVDAFLAANLVGGTPTARPEDLEVNPRNPREVFIAYTDGAPGSDGYPDSRIFVVSKYSADINAPQPSGELFKIIEDSADGTGTTFRWQRFAKGGEVGANPGDGFANVDNLAFDGQGNIWGVTDMSTSAHNGFDVGAAATPLNIDHRVVGANSPSQIDSNLNVETSNLIGVFGNNWLFFIPTAGPDAGAVVPFAYGPPRCELTGPTFIGDTLILSVQHPGEEVPFTPQQILSRDIEILDLTGSSVFNQRRTVPRGSNWPSNIEGNPQGPPRPSVIGIRRKQSNGRFV; this comes from the coding sequence ATGTCTAAGCTTAGTCGGAGGCAGCTACTTGTTTTCTTTGGAGCCAGTGCTGGTGCTGCGGTACTAGCTCCTGCTGTAGAAAACAGAATTTTTGGGCTTGATTCAGGCATCGCTGAAGCGATACAGCCTCTGAAATTTACGCCATTGCGTCTGCCACATCCTTTGCCAATTTACACAGAGCAGAACAGCTATTACGCAACAGCAATTGGTCAGGGAACAGTAATAAATAAATCAGCAGATCCTAGATTAGGAACTTACAACATTCTTGATGATGTTGTAGTGCCGCCGGAATACGAACGTTATGTAATTGTACGCTGGGGCGATCGCGTCTTCCCTAACCAAGAAGAATATTTTGGTTACAACAACGACTACACCGGCTTTATTCCCCTTAATGGTAGGAACCCCAACGACGGCTACCTTTGGGTTAACCACGAATATGTCTCCTACCCATTTTCTCTTGCTGCTCCAGGCAGCTCAGAGGATTTAGCACAATTCCCCGAATCGTACCCTTTGGTCATTGGGCAAAATTTGCCGAGTGACAAAACGAATATCGAACTCTTGGGCGAATTTTTGTACAACATGGGTGGCTCTATCGTTCGGATTGCCCGCGCAGACCGTGGCGGACGCTTTTCTGTTGTCCGTGATCCCAAAAATCGACGCATCCACCATCTCTCAGGTTTAGGGATTAACTCTCAACGTTCTGATGCGTATAAAAATGTCACATCCTGGGGTTCCAAGAGCTACCAGCAAGGAGATCAAAATTACCTAATTGGCACTGGCCCAGCCGCTACTCAAGTCTTCCCTCTGAGTTCAGATGGATTGGGTAACAAAATTATCGGCACTGGATACAACTGTTCTGGCGGCACCAGTCCTTGGGGAACCATTCTATCTGCTGAAGAGAACTTCCAAGCCAGTACCGCCTTCTTCGTTGGAGTAACAGAACCCGTAAATGCCAACGGTACACAGACGGGTTATATTGCAGGCACTACCGGGGCTACCTTTGGTTTTGTCGGGGAAAAATACGGGTATATGGTCGAAATTGACCCAGCAGACCCCAATTTCCGCCCCCGTAAACACACGGCCTTAGGTCGCTTCCGCCATGAAAATATTGCCATGCGGGTTGAGGCTGGAAAACAATTAATTGGTTATATGGGTGATGACCGACGCGGAGGTCACACTTGGAAATTTGTCAGTTCCGGTAGAGTTAGCTCTCCCACTGATAAGAACAACAGTCGCTTATTTGAAGACGGCACTCTGTACGTTGCCCGTTACAACCCTAACGGTACGGGTGAATGGATTCCGCTGAGATTAAATACCGCCACCAATCCAATTCCTCCCTCAGTTCTTGCCTCAAGGGAAATTGCCGCATTGGGCAAAGCGACCCGCAATGGTCGTACCCCAATACGACGCTTCGGCCCCACTGAAGACCCTGCACAAGGTAGTGTGTTCCAGGGCGTTGACATAACCAATGAAGCCACGATTCTGCCTGCTTATCGAGGTAAGAAGCTATCAGATTTCTACACCAGCCAGGGTGCTGTGCTAGTGGATGCCTTTTTAGCTGCTAACTTGGTTGGCGGAACTCCGACGGCTCGTCCTGAAGACTTAGAAGTTAATCCACGCAATCCCAGAGAAGTGTTCATCGCCTACACAGACGGTGCTCCGGGCAGCGATGGCTATCCTGACTCACGGATCTTTGTAGTTTCTAAGTACAGCGCTGACATTAACGCGCCACAGCCATCTGGGGAACTTTTCAAGATTATTGAAGATAGTGCTGATGGCACGGGTACCACCTTCCGCTGGCAGCGATTTGCTAAAGGTGGGGAAGTGGGAGCCAACCCTGGAGATGGTTTCGCCAATGTGGATAACTTAGCGTTTGACGGCCAAGGTAACATCTGGGGTGTCACCGATATGTCTACTAGCGCCCACAATGGTTTTGATGTTGGTGCTGCCGCAACTCCCTTAAACATCGACCATAGGGTAGTGGGTGCTAACTCGCCTAGTCAGATTGACTCTAATCTCAATGTTGAAACTTCTAACTTGATTGGGGTGTTTGGCAATAACTGGTTGTTCTTCATTCCCACCGCAGGGCCTGATGCTGGCGCAGTCGTACCCTTTGCCTATGGCCCACCGCGTTGCGAACTGACTGGCCCAACGTTCATTGGGGATACGCTGATTCTTTCGGTGCAGCACCCCGGCGAAGAGGTGCCATTTACTCCCCAACAAATCCTGAGCCGAGATATCGAGATTCTGGACTTGACTGGCAGCAGTGTCTTTAATCAACGACGCACTGTACCTCGTGGCAGTAATTGGCCCAGCAACATTGAGGGCAATCCTCAAGGGCCACCACGTCCGTCGGTGATTGGCATTCGCCGCAAACAGTCCAATGGCAGGTTTGTCTAA
- a CDS encoding IS1 family transposase, whose translation MQCPKCDSRYVVKNGHTHTGKQNFKCRDCGRQFVTTPSHQPVSKSTRELIDRLLLEKISLAGIVRATGVSERWLQYYVNQKLGAVKREVQVTSKKKGKLIIQCDEMWSFVGCKGNKQWIWLAIDILTKEIVGVYIGKRDESGAIGLWGSLPAIYRQCAVSYTDFWSAYQIVFPKKRHKSVSKDTGKTNYIERFNNTMRQRISRLVRKTLSFSKKLSNHIGAIWYFIHEYNASLSIELKA comes from the coding sequence ATGCAATGTCCCAAATGCGACTCTCGATACGTTGTAAAAAATGGTCATACTCACACTGGTAAACAAAATTTTAAATGTCGAGATTGTGGCAGACAATTTGTCACAACTCCCAGTCATCAGCCTGTTTCCAAATCAACCAGAGAGTTGATAGATCGGCTATTACTAGAAAAAATCTCTTTAGCTGGAATCGTCAGAGCTACAGGAGTTTCCGAACGCTGGCTACAGTACTATGTCAATCAAAAATTAGGAGCAGTCAAAAGAGAAGTGCAAGTAACCTCAAAAAAAAAAGGCAAATTAATAATTCAATGTGATGAAATGTGGTCATTTGTAGGCTGTAAGGGTAACAAGCAGTGGATTTGGTTGGCAATTGATATATTGACTAAGGAAATTGTAGGAGTATATATTGGTAAAAGAGATGAAAGTGGTGCGATAGGATTGTGGGGTTCTTTACCAGCAATTTACCGTCAATGCGCTGTCAGCTATACAGACTTTTGGAGTGCTTATCAAATAGTTTTTCCTAAAAAAAGACACAAATCAGTATCCAAGGATACTGGCAAAACAAACTATATAGAAAGATTTAATAATACGATGAGACAAAGAATATCGCGGCTGGTAAGAAAAACTCTTTCATTCTCTAAAAAACTCTCAAATCATATAGGAGCTATCTGGTATTTTATTCATGAGTATAACGCCAGTTTATCTATAGAGCTAAAAGCTTAA